In Ailuropoda melanoleuca isolate Jingjing chromosome X, ASM200744v2, whole genome shotgun sequence, a single genomic region encodes these proteins:
- the MMGT1 gene encoding membrane magnesium transporter 1 produces MAPSLWKGLVGVGLFALAHAAFSAAQHRSYMRLTEKEDESLPIDIVLQTLLAFAVTCYGIVHIAGEFKDMDATSELKNKTFDTLRNHPSFYVFNHRGRVLFRPSDTTNSSNQDALSSNTSLKLRKLESLRR; encoded by the exons ATGGCGCCGTCACTGTGGAAGGGGCTGGTGGGCGTCGGCCTCTTTGCCCTAGCCCACGCGGCCTTTTCCGCTGCGCAGC ATCGTTCTTATATGCGATTAACAGAAAAGGAAGATGAATCACTGCCAATAGAT ATAGTTCTTCAGACACTTCTGGCCTTTGCAGTTACCTGTTATGGTATAGTTCATATTGCAGGAGAGTTTAAAGACATGGATGCCACTTCagaactaaaaaataa gacatttGACACATTAAGGAATCATCcatcattttatgtatttaatcatCGTGGTCGAGTACTGTTCCGGCCTTCGGATACGACGAACTCTTCAAATCAAGATGCATTGTCCTCAAACACATCATTGAAGTTACGAAAACTTGAATCACTGCGTCGTTaa